From the genome of Pelobates fuscus isolate aPelFus1 chromosome 6, aPelFus1.pri, whole genome shotgun sequence, one region includes:
- the LOC134615210 gene encoding N-acetyltransferase 8-like produces MSSFSIRLYKDSDYEVVRGLFARGNLEHSHMAFRHAISVTRNWLFTLVMFLIPLCVTGSVILSILAVVIALSIIWICSRYVYSYYVDQCLSDDMLNIQKYYLQRDGYGFWVAESGGEVVGAVAAVPSSYSSEDKHTELKRLTVARSHRGKGIAKALCRTVIEFARNRGSDAVVLQTSLPQVDAWKLYEKMGFRKTLIIRESSLRYRIVDFVHFRYQYDLLANKLL; encoded by the coding sequence ATGTCCAGTTTCTCTATCCGTCTGTACAAGGACTCGGACTATGAAGTGGTCAGGGGCCTGTTTGCCCGTGGGAATCTTGAGCACTCTCACATGGCCTTCCGTCATGCCATAAGTGTCACACGAAATTGGCTTTTCACGCTGGTCATGTTTCTGATTCCTTTGTGTGTCACTGGATCTGTTATTTTGTCCATCTTGGCTGTGGTCATTGCATTAAGTATAATATGGATCTGCTCCAGATATGTTTATTCTTATTATGTTGACCAGTGCCTGTCAGATGACATGTTGAACATCCAGAAATATTACCTGCAGAGAGATGGTTATGGATTTTGGGTGGCAGAGTCTGGTGGGGAAGTGGTGGGTGCAGTGGCTGCTGTCCCATCATCGTACTCCAGTGAGGATAAACACACAGAGCTCAAGAGACTGACTGTTGCCCGGAGTCACAGAGGTAAAGGGATCGCTAAAGCCTTGTGCAGAACAGTTATCGAGTTTGCCCGAAATAGAGGCTCTGACGCTGTTGTCCTGCAGACTTCATTGCCCCAAGTTGACGCATGGAAATTGTACGAGAAAATGGGTTTCCGCAAGACTCTTATAATACGTGAGTCATCCCTCAGATACAGAATTGTAGACTTTGTACACTTTCGTTACCAATATGACTTACTGGCAAATAAGCTACTTTAA